The Tepidamorphus gemmatus sequence GGTGGCCGTTGGTGATGGGGTCGAACGAGCCGGAATAGAGACCGATGCGGATCATGGCGCGTGGATAGCCCGCCGGGCGCCGCCACACAAGCCGTGTCTGCCGGACCGTCTCGGCGGCTGCAGGTAACGGAATATTCAGGATGAACGAGACCTGAACGGCCGATTCGGCCTTCGTTCAGAATTGATCCCTATGATCGCCTTCAACAATCGGGCAAATCCGAAGAGCTGGGGCGTCAAGACATGAAGTTCATCAATCGCTATGCACCTGTGACCTTGTGCGCCATTGCCGGTATTCTCGCCTTCGCGATCGCGAACGAGCCCGGAGAGGCCGAGGCCTCGCGCGACGGGGCTATCACGCGCGATCTGCGCATGTCCATCCATGACCGTTCATCCGACGTGGCACGGCGCTGCCCGGAAGCGGTCTGGCCCAATCTGGCCGCCGAATGCATCCTGCACAGCGGCGCCGAGACCGCGACCCGCAGCATCCGGCGGATCGAGGTCGACGACCGGACGATCCGGCAGAAGCGCGAGGAGCTGTATCGCATCTCGATCGGCGGTTAGCGAGGCCCCGGCAAGCTCTCGCCGCCGCCCTCGACACCGGGACCGGTGTGGCCGCCGACCTGCTCGCCGGCATCCTCTTCCTCACTGATGCGCTGGACGGAGACCACCTCCTCATCCTTGGAGGTGTTGAAGACGATGACGCCCTGAGTGTTGCGCCCTGCGACACGAATTCCGTCCACCGGCACCCGGATGAGCTGGCCGCCATTGGTGACAAGCATGATCTGATCTGTCTCCTCCACCGGGAAGGAGGCGACCAGCGGGCCGTTGCGCTCATTGACGACCATGGCGACGATGCCCTTGCCGCCGCGTCCCGTCACCCGGTACTCGAAGGACGAGGTGCGCTTGCCGTAGCCGTTTGCCGAGACGGTCAGCACGAACTGTTCGGCAGCGCTCATCTCGGCGTAGCGGGCTTCGCCCAATTCGACGCCGTTGCCGGCCTCCGGCTCCCCCTCTTCCTGCGTCTCCTCGGCGACCTCGCCGGCGAGTGCGCGGCGCATCTTCAGGTAGGTCGAGCGTTCGGCCGGCGTCGCATCGAAATGCCGCAGCACGGTCATCGAGATGACGCTGTCGCCGTCGGCAAGCGCGATGCCGCGCACTCCCGTCGACTCCCGCCCCTTGAACACCCGCACCTCGGTGACCGGGAAGCGGATGCACTGGCCGCGGGCGGTGGTCAGCAGGATGTCGTCATCCTCCGAGCAGGTCCATACTCCGGCGATCGCATCGCCCTCGTCGAGACGCATTGCGATCTTGCCGTTGCGGTTGACCTGGACGAAATCGGACAGCTTGTTGCGACGCACCGTGCCGCGGTTCGTCGCGAACATCACGTCGAGCGAAGCCCAGCTCTCCTCGTCCTCGGGCAGCGGCAGCACCGTGGTGATCCGCTCATCTTCGGCCAGCGGCAGCAGGTTGACCAGCGCCTTGCCGCGCGCCTGCGGTGCGGCGACTGGCAGGCGCCAGACCTTCATCTTGTAGACCATGCCGCGTGAGGAAAAGAACAGAACCGGCGCATGGGTGGAGGCGACGAACAGCCGGGTGACGAAATCCTCGTCGCGCGTCGACATTCCGGACCGGCCCTTGCCGCCGCGGCGCTGCGCGCGGTAGGTGGACAAGGGCACCCGTTTGATGTAGCCGGCGTGACTGACCGTGACGACCATGTCCTCGCGCTGGATCAGATCTTCGTCCTCGAAATCGCTTTCCGCCTCGACGATCTCGGTGCGCCGGGGCGTTCCGAACTCCTCTTTCAGAGCGGTCAGTTCGGCCCGGACGATGGACTGGATGCGGGAGCGCGAGCGCAGGATGTCGAGATAGTCGGCGATCGACTCGCCGAGCTTGTGCAGTTCGTCGCCAATCTCGTCGCGCCCGAGCGCTGTCAGCCTCTGCAAGCGCAGATCGAGTATCGCCCGTGCTTGCTCCTCGGACAGCCGGTAGGTGCCGTCCTCATTGAGGCGATGACGTGGATCGGCGATCAGCTCGATAAGCGGTGCCATGTCTCTCGCCGGCCAGTCGCGCGCCATCAGCGCTTCGCGCGCGGTTGCCGGATCCGGAGCGGTGCGGATCAGGTGGATCACGTCGTCGATGTTGGCGACCGCAATCGCCAGACCGACCAGCACGTGGGCGCGATCGCGGGCCTTGGCCAGCAGGAACTTGGTTCGGCGGCCGACCACTTCCTCCCGAAAGGTGACGAAGGCCTGGATCATGTCGAGGAGCGACATCTGCTCCGGCCGACCGCCGTTCAGTGCCACCATGTTGACGCCGAAGCTGGTCTGCAGTGGCGAGTACCGGTAAAGCTGGTTCAGCACGACATCAGCCATCGCATCGCGCTTCAGCTCGATCACCACCCGCATGCCCTGGCGGTCGGACTCGTCGCGTATGTCCGAGATGCCCTCGACGCGTTTGTCGCGAACCAGCTCGGCGATCTTCTCGATCATCGTCGCCTTGTTCACCAGATACGGGATTTCGGTGATAACCAGAGCCTCGCGCTCCTTGCGCACCGTCTCGGTGTGGACACGGCCGCGCATCACGATCGAGCCGCGCCCGGTGGTGTAGGCCTGTCGAATGCCGCCGCGACCGAGAATGATGCCTGCAGTCGGAAAATCCGGTCCCGGGACGAGCTCGCTCAGCCGCTCGAAATCGAGCGCAGGATCCTCCATCCAGGCGATGCAGGCATCGACAATCTCGCTAAGATTGTGCGGCGGGATGTTGGTCGCCATGCCAACGGCAATGCCGCCAGCGCCATTGACCAGCAGGTTGGGGAAACGCGCCGGAAGGACGGTCGGCTCGCGCTCGGAATTGTCGTAGTTGTCCTGGAAGTCGACCGTGTCCTTGTCGATGTCTTCCAGCATTGCCTGGGCAACCTTGGCGAGGCGCACCTCGGTGTATCGCATCGCCGCCGGCGGATCGCCGTCGATGGAGCCGAAATTGCCCTGCCCGTCGAGCAGCGGCAGGCGCATCGAGAAATCCTGCGCCATGCGAACGAGCGCGTCGTAGATCGACTGGTCGCCGTGCGGGTGATACTTGCCGATGACGTCACCGACGACGCGAGCCGACTTCCGGTACGGCTTGTTCCATTCGTAGCCGTTCTCGTGCATCGAGTAGAGGATGCGCCGATGTACCGGCTTCAGGCCATCGCGAACATCCGGCAGCGCGCGGCTGACGATCACGCTCATCGCGTAATCGAGATAGCTGCGGCGCATCTCGTCGGTGATCGAGACCGGGCGAATGTCGCTGGGCGCGCCCGGCAGTCCTTCGCCGGACGGGGGAAGCTCTGACTCTGCCAAGGTGTTCTCTTCCGGAGGGTTCCGAGGAACCTTTTTCTTACCCGATTCCGGGCCGTTCGGGCAAACCCGGCGGGCGGCTTTGCACAGACGAATTCTATCGAAAAATCAGGCGATTATGAGGCGGGTTGGAGAGGAATACCGGCACCGCTGCGGCGCCGTCGGCCAGCGGCACGCCCCACAGCGGCTTGCCGGCCCGCCAGCGAGGGACCAGACTCCGCGCAGGTGTGCGCGCGGCCCCTTGCCGTCCGGGGTTGGACATGAGCCTTGAAAGCCTGATCGCGGCCTTCGTCACGCTGTTCGTGATCATAGATCCGGTCGGCATTGCGCCGATCTTCCTCGCCCTCACCGGTGACCGGACACCCGCCGGGCGCCGGCGGGTCGCGCTGCGGGCCGTCCTGATCGCGGCGGCAGTGCTGATCCTGTTCGCGCTGGTCGGCCGCTGGCTGCTCGGGGCCATGGGCATAACGCTTGCCGCCTTCCGCGTCGCGGGCGGACTGCTGTTGTTCTGGATCAGCTTCGAGATGGTGTTCGAAAGGCGTCAGCAGCGCAAATCCACCACGGCCGAACGCTCGGTTGCCGAAGAGGCCCACGACGACGTCGCCGCCGTGCCACTGGCCGTTCCCCTGCTGGCCGGGCCGGGAGCCATCACTGCGGTAATTCTGCTCGCCGCCCCGGCAGGTAGCGATGCCGTCAGACTTGCCCTTGTCGTCGGCGTCGTGCTGGCGGTGCTTGCGGCCACGCTGGCGGTGCTTCTGGTGGCGGTGCCCCTCG is a genomic window containing:
- the gyrA gene encoding DNA gyrase subunit A gives rise to the protein MAESELPPSGEGLPGAPSDIRPVSITDEMRRSYLDYAMSVIVSRALPDVRDGLKPVHRRILYSMHENGYEWNKPYRKSARVVGDVIGKYHPHGDQSIYDALVRMAQDFSMRLPLLDGQGNFGSIDGDPPAAMRYTEVRLAKVAQAMLEDIDKDTVDFQDNYDNSEREPTVLPARFPNLLVNGAGGIAVGMATNIPPHNLSEIVDACIAWMEDPALDFERLSELVPGPDFPTAGIILGRGGIRQAYTTGRGSIVMRGRVHTETVRKEREALVITEIPYLVNKATMIEKIAELVRDKRVEGISDIRDESDRQGMRVVIELKRDAMADVVLNQLYRYSPLQTSFGVNMVALNGGRPEQMSLLDMIQAFVTFREEVVGRRTKFLLAKARDRAHVLVGLAIAVANIDDVIHLIRTAPDPATAREALMARDWPARDMAPLIELIADPRHRLNEDGTYRLSEEQARAILDLRLQRLTALGRDEIGDELHKLGESIADYLDILRSRSRIQSIVRAELTALKEEFGTPRRTEIVEAESDFEDEDLIQREDMVVTVSHAGYIKRVPLSTYRAQRRGGKGRSGMSTRDEDFVTRLFVASTHAPVLFFSSRGMVYKMKVWRLPVAAPQARGKALVNLLPLAEDERITTVLPLPEDEESWASLDVMFATNRGTVRRNKLSDFVQVNRNGKIAMRLDEGDAIAGVWTCSEDDDILLTTARGQCIRFPVTEVRVFKGRESTGVRGIALADGDSVISMTVLRHFDATPAERSTYLKMRRALAGEVAEETQEEGEPEAGNGVELGEARYAEMSAAEQFVLTVSANGYGKRTSSFEYRVTGRGGKGIVAMVVNERNGPLVASFPVEETDQIMLVTNGGQLIRVPVDGIRVAGRNTQGVIVFNTSKDEEVVSVQRISEEEDAGEQVGGHTGPGVEGGGESLPGPR
- a CDS encoding MarC family protein, coding for MSLESLIAAFVTLFVIIDPVGIAPIFLALTGDRTPAGRRRVALRAVLIAAAVLILFALVGRWLLGAMGITLAAFRVAGGLLLFWISFEMVFERRQQRKSTTAERSVAEEAHDDVAAVPLAVPLLAGPGAITAVILLAAPAGSDAVRLALVVGVVLAVLAATLAVLLVAVPLDRIMGNTVRMVVTRLLGVVLAALAVQFVADGVLALAGTT